A single genomic interval of Mucilaginibacter boryungensis harbors:
- the gltB gene encoding glutamate synthase large subunit: protein MDQTDCNQQGLYRPEFEHDSCGTGFITNINGHKSNQIVNDALTILENMEHRGACGCDPDSGDGAGILIQLPHEFLLEECSNLEISLPEPGEYGVGMIFFPKDSTLKKACRKVITAAAEKLGLHIMGYRKLQVNNSVIGETARQAEPDVEQIYILRPHHITNTDDFERKLYVLRRYITKTVNETIIHAAEAFYFTSLSCKTIIYKGQLTTYQLRKYFADLSDPRVASGFAMIHSRFSTNTFPSWKLAQPFRLIAHNGEINTLTGNLNWFYSGLKSYASTYFTAEEMEMLLPVIDSAQSDSACLDNIIEILLHTGRSLPHVMMMLIPEAWDGNEQMDPVKKAFYEYHATLMEPWDGPAAITFTDGKLVGALLDRNGLRPLRYAVTSDGRVIAASEAGVLAIDESTIIKKGRLQPGKMLLVDTVQGKIIADEEIKQQIASQQPYGRWLENYKINLGELAEPRLAFASLSPDAVFRYQQVFGYSREDIDTIIKPMACDGKEPIGSMGTDVPLAILSDKPQHLSSYFKQFFAQVTNPPIDPIRERLVMSLNAFIGNNGNLLDEDKMHCHCVMLKHPILKNHQLEKLRSIDTGMFHAKTLQTYFKADGQPGSMEKALTRLCRYAEDAVEDGFEVLILSDRAIDSEHAPIPSLLAVSAVHHHLIRIGRRGAVGLVVEAGDVWEVHHFACLLAFGASAINPYLAQSTIETVKANGSLETELDVKYLLKNYVKAVNDGLLKIFSKMGISTLQSYHGSQVFEILGLNEAVVSKYFTGAVTRIEGLGLDEIAREVMTKHQAGFAASSKEDVKLLPEGGIYQWKRRGEAHLFNPQTVHLLQHATRTNDYSIYKQYAKAINEQTEKHYTIRGLLDFAHHREQISIDEVEPVESILKRFATGAMSFGSISHEAHSTLAIAMNRIGGKSNTGEGGEDELRYEQMPNGDSMRSAIKQVASARFGVTSNYLTNADELQIKMAQGAKPGEGGQLPGHKVDDWIAKTRHSTPGVGLISPPPHHDIYSIEDLAQLIFDLKNANRAARINVKLVSKAGVGTIAAGVAKAHADVILIAGYDGGTGASPISSIKHAGLPWELGLAEAHQTLVRNKLRSRVVLQTDGQLKTGRDIAIAALMGAEEWGVATAALVAGGCIMMRKCHLNTCPVGVATQDPELRKLFSGKPEHIVNLFHFIAQELREIMADLGFRTVNDMVGRVQFLKVRDNIKSWKAKKIDLSGILHPVTNPRGVTLYNSETQDHGMADIIDWKLLETAKPALEDKTPVFASFDVKNTDRTIGTLLSNEISKKYGSAALPDNTINYKFKGSAGQSFGAFTTKGLSFELEGEANDYVGKGLSGAQLAIYPSAQAKFAPEENMIIGNVALYGATSGQIFIRGMAGERFAVRNSGATAVVEGVGDHGCEYMTGGRALILGKTGRNFAAGMSGGIAWVYDTDGTFAENCNREMVDLDPLSPHDEEQILTLLRKHVQLTGSQVAQNLLNTWQVALTKFVKVFPQEYKKVLLKNQYQATN from the coding sequence ATGGATCAGACCGATTGCAACCAGCAGGGCCTGTACAGGCCAGAATTTGAACACGACTCCTGTGGAACAGGATTTATTACGAATATTAATGGGCACAAGTCCAATCAAATAGTTAATGACGCGCTTACCATTTTAGAGAACATGGAGCACCGCGGCGCTTGTGGCTGCGATCCGGATTCGGGTGATGGCGCGGGTATACTGATTCAGTTACCGCATGAATTTCTATTGGAAGAATGTTCTAACCTGGAGATAAGCCTGCCAGAACCTGGCGAATATGGCGTGGGTATGATATTTTTCCCGAAAGATTCTACCCTGAAAAAAGCTTGCCGTAAAGTAATTACAGCTGCTGCCGAAAAGCTGGGTCTGCATATTATGGGCTATCGCAAATTGCAGGTAAATAACAGTGTTATTGGCGAAACAGCCCGTCAGGCCGAGCCCGATGTGGAACAAATTTATATATTAAGGCCGCACCATATTACCAATACCGACGATTTTGAGCGTAAGCTATATGTATTACGCCGTTATATAACCAAAACCGTTAACGAAACTATTATACACGCTGCCGAGGCTTTTTACTTCACCTCGTTATCGTGCAAAACCATCATTTATAAAGGGCAACTAACTACCTACCAATTGCGTAAGTACTTTGCCGATCTGAGCGACCCGCGCGTGGCATCAGGCTTTGCCATGATACACTCGCGCTTTTCTACCAATACATTTCCATCGTGGAAACTGGCACAGCCATTCCGCTTAATTGCGCATAATGGCGAGATCAATACCCTGACTGGTAACCTTAACTGGTTTTACTCAGGCTTAAAATCGTACGCATCAACCTATTTCACGGCCGAGGAAATGGAGATGTTATTGCCGGTTATCGATAGCGCACAATCTGATTCGGCTTGCTTAGATAATATTATTGAGATATTATTGCATACCGGCCGTTCGTTACCGCACGTAATGATGATGCTGATCCCTGAAGCCTGGGATGGCAACGAGCAAATGGACCCGGTTAAAAAAGCATTCTACGAATACCACGCTACTTTAATGGAGCCATGGGACGGCCCGGCCGCTATCACCTTCACCGATGGTAAGCTGGTGGGCGCATTGTTAGACCGTAATGGCCTGCGCCCATTGCGTTATGCTGTAACAAGCGATGGCCGTGTAATTGCAGCTTCTGAAGCAGGTGTACTGGCTATTGATGAATCGACAATTATTAAGAAGGGACGCCTGCAGCCAGGCAAAATGCTGTTGGTTGATACCGTACAAGGTAAGATCATAGCCGACGAAGAAATTAAGCAGCAAATAGCCAGTCAACAGCCTTATGGCCGCTGGTTAGAGAATTATAAAATTAACCTGGGCGAACTGGCCGAGCCGCGTTTGGCTTTCGCCAGCCTATCGCCTGACGCAGTTTTCCGTTACCAGCAGGTATTCGGCTACTCGCGCGAGGATATTGACACCATTATTAAGCCAATGGCTTGCGATGGTAAAGAACCGATTGGTTCAATGGGTACTGATGTGCCGTTGGCTATCCTTTCTGACAAGCCACAGCACCTGTCAAGCTATTTCAAACAGTTTTTTGCCCAGGTTACTAACCCGCCTATCGACCCGATACGCGAGCGCTTGGTAATGAGCCTGAACGCCTTTATTGGCAACAACGGCAATTTACTTGACGAAGATAAAATGCATTGTCATTGTGTAATGCTGAAACATCCTATCCTAAAGAACCATCAGCTGGAGAAACTGCGCAGTATTGATACCGGCATGTTCCATGCTAAAACACTGCAAACTTATTTTAAAGCCGATGGCCAGCCAGGCAGCATGGAGAAAGCCCTGACCAGGCTTTGCCGTTATGCTGAAGATGCTGTTGAAGATGGCTTTGAGGTATTGATTTTATCCGACCGTGCTATCGATTCGGAACATGCCCCTATCCCATCATTATTAGCAGTGTCTGCCGTGCATCACCATTTGATCCGCATTGGCCGCCGTGGCGCAGTTGGCCTGGTTGTAGAAGCAGGTGACGTTTGGGAAGTACATCACTTTGCCTGTTTGCTGGCTTTTGGCGCAAGCGCTATTAACCCATACCTGGCACAATCCACTATTGAAACGGTTAAAGCCAACGGTAGCTTAGAAACTGAGCTTGATGTAAAATACCTGTTGAAGAACTATGTAAAAGCTGTTAACGATGGCTTGCTGAAAATCTTCTCTAAAATGGGTATCAGCACACTGCAATCATACCATGGTTCGCAGGTATTTGAAATATTGGGCTTGAATGAGGCTGTAGTAAGCAAATACTTTACCGGTGCGGTTACCCGTATTGAAGGTTTAGGTTTGGATGAAATTGCCCGCGAGGTAATGACCAAACATCAGGCAGGTTTCGCTGCTTCTTCAAAAGAAGATGTGAAGCTATTACCCGAAGGTGGTATTTATCAATGGAAACGCCGCGGCGAAGCCCATTTATTTAACCCGCAAACTGTGCATTTGCTGCAGCATGCTACCCGTACTAATGATTATTCAATTTATAAGCAATACGCTAAAGCGATAAACGAGCAAACCGAGAAACACTACACCATCCGTGGTTTACTGGATTTCGCGCATCACCGCGAGCAGATCTCTATTGATGAGGTTGAACCGGTGGAAAGCATATTGAAACGTTTTGCTACCGGCGCTATGTCGTTCGGATCGATCTCGCACGAGGCGCACAGCACTTTGGCTATTGCCATGAACCGCATTGGCGGCAAAAGCAATACCGGCGAGGGCGGCGAGGATGAACTACGCTACGAACAAATGCCAAACGGCGATTCTATGCGTTCGGCCATTAAGCAGGTAGCTTCGGCACGTTTTGGGGTTACTTCAAACTACCTTACTAATGCCGATGAATTACAGATAAAAATGGCGCAAGGCGCTAAACCCGGTGAAGGTGGCCAATTACCAGGTCATAAAGTTGACGACTGGATCGCAAAAACCCGTCACTCTACCCCGGGTGTAGGTCTGATATCGCCGCCACCACACCACGATATTTATTCCATTGAAGATTTAGCCCAGCTGATCTTCGATTTAAAGAATGCTAACCGCGCGGCCCGTATCAATGTTAAACTGGTATCAAAAGCCGGCGTAGGCACTATTGCTGCCGGTGTAGCTAAAGCACATGCCGATGTGATCCTGATTGCCGGTTATGATGGCGGGACAGGCGCCTCGCCAATAAGCTCTATCAAACATGCTGGCTTACCATGGGAACTTGGCCTGGCTGAGGCACACCAAACACTGGTACGTAACAAACTGCGTAGCCGTGTAGTATTGCAAACAGATGGTCAGTTAAAAACTGGTCGTGATATTGCCATTGCCGCCCTGATGGGTGCCGAAGAATGGGGCGTGGCTACTGCTGCCCTTGTTGCCGGTGGTTGTATCATGATGCGTAAGTGCCACTTAAATACCTGCCCTGTAGGTGTGGCTACGCAAGACCCTGAACTGCGCAAACTTTTCAGCGGCAAGCCGGAACATATTGTTAACCTGTTCCACTTTATTGCCCAGGAATTAAGGGAAATTATGGCCGATCTGGGTTTCCGTACCGTAAACGATATGGTGGGCCGTGTGCAGTTCCTTAAAGTTAGAGATAATATTAAAAGCTGGAAAGCTAAAAAGATAGACCTGTCGGGCATCCTTCACCCGGTTACCAATCCACGTGGTGTAACACTTTATAACAGTGAAACACAAGATCATGGCATGGCTGATATCATCGACTGGAAACTATTGGAGACGGCCAAACCAGCGCTGGAAGATAAAACACCGGTATTTGCATCGTTTGACGTTAAAAATACCGACCGTACTATTGGCACGCTGTTATCGAACGAGATATCTAAAAAATATGGGTCAGCCGCTTTGCCGGACAACACCATCAATTATAAATTTAAAGGATCGGCAGGGCAAAGCTTTGGCGCGTTCACTACCAAAGGTTTATCTTTTGAACTGGAAGGCGAAGCTAACGACTATGTAGGCAAAGGCCTTTCGGGTGCCCAACTGGCTATTTACCCATCAGCGCAAGCTAAATTTGCTCCTGAGGAAAATATGATCATCGGTAACGTAGCATTGTACGGCGCTACCAGCGGCCAAATATTTATCCGTGGTATGGCAGGCGAACGCTTTGCCGTACGTAACTCTGGTGCTACAGCCGTTGTTGAAGGTGTTGGCGACCATGGTTGCGAATACATGACAGGTGGCCGCGCGCTGATTTTAGGTAAAACAGGCCGCAACTTTGCCGCAGGCATGAGCGGCGGTATTGCCTGGGTATATGATACCGACGGGACATTTGCCGAAAACTGCAACCGCGAAATGGTTGACCTTGATCCGCTATCGCCGCATGATGAGGAGCAGATTTTAACGCTGCTACGCAAACATGTGCAGTTAACAGGCAGCCAGGTAGCACAAAACCTGCTGAATACATGGCAGGTGGCGCTCACCAAATTTGTAAAAGTATTCCCGCAGGAATACAAAAAAGTTTTATTAAAAAATCAATATCAGGCAACCAATTAA
- the hisG gene encoding ATP phosphoribosyltransferase: MKTLKIAIQKSGRLNEKSVELLKNCGLNFENYKSSLISPVSNFPLEILFLRDDDIPEYVQDGIADLGIVGENVIQETEVIVSYLQKLGFGKCSLKLAVPNNSDIVNLTDLNNRSIATTYPVILGKFLQKNGINADIRTISGSVEISPGLGLSDAICDLVSTGGTLKSNGLKPFGDVMSSEAVLIGRKGIENEILVQELIQRIQSVLRAKETKYVVLNAPKENLTDILKLLPGVKSPSVVSLAEEGWVAVHTVIPERDFWDRISQLKQAGAQGIVVMPIEKIIL, encoded by the coding sequence TTGAAAACACTAAAAATCGCGATCCAGAAATCGGGTCGGCTCAACGAAAAATCTGTTGAATTACTTAAAAATTGCGGCTTAAACTTCGAAAATTACAAAAGCTCGCTTATATCGCCTGTATCAAATTTCCCATTGGAAATACTATTTCTGCGCGATGACGATATCCCGGAATACGTGCAGGATGGCATTGCCGACCTGGGTATTGTAGGCGAAAATGTAATACAGGAAACTGAAGTAATAGTTAGCTACCTGCAAAAATTAGGCTTCGGTAAGTGCTCGTTAAAACTGGCGGTACCAAACAATTCGGATATTGTAAATCTTACCGATCTGAACAACCGTTCTATAGCCACTACCTACCCTGTTATTTTAGGAAAGTTCTTGCAAAAGAATGGCATTAATGCCGATATCCGCACTATCTCAGGTTCGGTTGAGATATCACCAGGTTTGGGTCTGAGTGACGCCATATGCGACCTGGTGTCAACCGGCGGCACGTTAAAAAGCAATGGTTTAAAACCTTTTGGCGATGTAATGAGCAGCGAAGCCGTGTTAATTGGCCGCAAAGGCATTGAGAATGAGATACTGGTACAGGAGTTGATACAACGTATCCAATCGGTATTACGTGCCAAGGAAACTAAGTATGTGGTACTAAACGCGCCTAAAGAAAATTTGACAGATATACTTAAGCTATTACCCGGCGTAAAGAGCCCGTCGGTAGTATCACTGGCCGAGGAAGGCTGGGTTGCGGTACATACCGTTATCCCTGAAAGGGATTTTTGGGATAGGATAAGTCAGCTTAAGCAAGCGGGCGCGCAGGGCATTGTGGTAATGCCGATTGAGAAGATCATACTTTAG
- a CDS encoding glutamate synthase subunit beta produces MGKATGFQEFDRELPAKAPVAERVNNYNEFVGLYSEEKLNHQSARCMNCGIPFCHNGCPLGNVIPEFNDAVYRKKWDEAYQILSSTNNFPEFTGRICPAPCESACVLGINKPPVAIEEIEKHIIEIAWSKGMVKPTAPVLKSGKNVAVVGSGPAGLAAAAQLNKAGHTVTVYERDDNPGGLLRYGIPDFKLEKWVVERRVKLMEEDGITFKCNTEVGKDISADELVRNNDAVVLAGGSTIPRNLPIPGRELKGIHFAMDFLKQQNKRVSSIAFDAEPILATGKDVVVIGGGDTGSDCVGTSNRQKAKSVRQFEVMMQPPSSRTTNMPWPTYPMVLKTTSSHEEGCERHWGVNTKEFLGDEQGNLRALKVTDVSWELDVMGRPIKFNEVEGSEREIPCQAVFLAMGFVNPQYDGMLESLSVDLDERKNVKATEGIYRTNVSKVFAAGDMRRGQSLVVWAISEGRECARKVDEFLMGHTNLESKDAINVFEQVYA; encoded by the coding sequence ATGGGAAAAGCAACCGGATTTCAGGAATTTGACCGCGAACTGCCAGCAAAAGCGCCTGTGGCAGAACGCGTAAATAACTACAATGAATTTGTAGGGTTATACAGTGAGGAAAAGCTGAACCATCAATCGGCACGCTGCATGAACTGCGGGATACCATTTTGCCATAACGGCTGCCCGCTGGGCAATGTGATACCCGAGTTTAACGATGCTGTGTACCGCAAAAAATGGGACGAAGCTTACCAGATATTATCATCAACAAATAATTTCCCCGAGTTTACCGGCAGGATATGCCCCGCCCCTTGCGAATCGGCCTGTGTGCTGGGTATCAATAAACCGCCTGTAGCTATTGAGGAAATTGAGAAACATATTATTGAAATAGCCTGGAGCAAAGGCATGGTTAAGCCTACCGCTCCTGTTTTAAAAAGTGGTAAAAATGTTGCTGTAGTAGGTTCGGGACCTGCGGGTTTGGCTGCCGCCGCACAATTGAATAAGGCGGGCCACACCGTTACTGTTTACGAACGTGACGATAATCCGGGTGGCTTACTGCGTTACGGTATCCCCGATTTTAAACTAGAAAAATGGGTGGTTGAACGCCGTGTGAAACTAATGGAAGAAGACGGCATCACCTTTAAATGCAATACCGAAGTTGGTAAAGATATAAGCGCCGATGAGTTAGTGCGTAATAATGATGCAGTGGTATTGGCCGGCGGATCTACCATACCGCGTAATTTGCCTATTCCCGGCCGCGAATTGAAAGGTATCCATTTTGCTATGGATTTCTTGAAGCAACAAAACAAACGCGTAAGCAGCATTGCGTTTGATGCCGAGCCGATTTTAGCCACTGGTAAAGATGTAGTAGTTATTGGCGGTGGTGATACCGGTTCGGACTGCGTGGGCACGTCAAATCGCCAAAAAGCAAAGTCTGTGCGCCAATTTGAGGTGATGATGCAACCGCCTTCATCACGTACTACTAATATGCCATGGCCAACGTATCCAATGGTACTGAAAACAACCTCATCGCATGAAGAAGGTTGCGAGCGCCACTGGGGCGTAAATACCAAAGAATTTTTGGGCGACGAACAAGGCAACCTGCGCGCGCTAAAAGTAACCGACGTAAGCTGGGAACTGGATGTGATGGGCCGCCCTATTAAGTTCAACGAAGTTGAAGGCTCGGAACGCGAAATACCTTGCCAAGCTGTATTTTTAGCTATGGGCTTTGTTAACCCGCAATATGACGGTATGCTGGAAAGCTTAAGCGTTGATCTTGATGAGCGTAAGAATGTTAAGGCCACTGAGGGTATTTACCGCACTAACGTAAGTAAAGTATTTGCTGCCGGCGATATGCGCCGCGGGCAATCACTGGTGGTTTGGGCCATCTCTGAAGGCCGTGAATGCGCACGTAAAGTTGATGAGTTTTTAATGGGCCATACCAACCTGGAAAGTAAAGACGCAATTAACGTGTTTGAGCAGGTTTACGCATAG
- a CDS encoding RNA methyltransferase, which translates to MRKLKLDELNRATIPEFKAAQKLPVAVVMDNVRSMHNVGSIFRTSDGFAVGQICLCGITGQPPHREIEKTALGATQSVDWTYFTDTIQAVEKLRAEGYQIIAIEQAENSTMLDTFSPDATKKYALIFGNEVNGVGDDVMAIADTCIEIPQFGTKHSFNIVVSAGIVLWDFYVKLNLK; encoded by the coding sequence ATGCGTAAACTGAAATTAGACGAACTTAATCGCGCTACTATCCCCGAATTTAAAGCGGCGCAAAAACTGCCGGTCGCTGTGGTGATGGATAACGTGCGCAGTATGCATAACGTAGGTTCTATCTTTCGCACCTCTGATGGTTTTGCTGTCGGCCAAATTTGTTTGTGCGGGATAACCGGTCAGCCACCACACCGGGAAATTGAAAAAACAGCCCTGGGCGCCACACAATCGGTAGACTGGACTTACTTTACCGATACGATACAAGCTGTTGAAAAGCTGCGCGCCGAGGGATATCAGATCATCGCTATTGAACAGGCCGAGAACAGCACCATGCTGGATACTTTTTCCCCAGATGCGACAAAAAAATATGCGCTGATATTTGGCAATGAAGTTAACGGCGTGGGCGATGACGTAATGGCAATAGCCGATACCTGTATAGAAATACCCCAATTCGGCACCAAGCATTCTTTTAATATTGTGGTATCGGCAGGTATTGTTTTATGGGATTTTTATGTAAAATTGAATCTAAAATAG
- a CDS encoding YdeI/OmpD-associated family protein, with product MNALAKKLQMKPGSRWLLYNAPANYLELLEPLPDGVTTSFAIDGGDFTGVQLFVHNSAELNESLKVVTPVLKGDATFWVIYPKKNSKISTDLEMMSSWDELGKYGLTGVAAAAVNETWTALRFRPVAFSKKSDTRNEEISKNDYSQYIDVANKQITLPPEIAAAFQQTPAAMNAYQALSYSNRKEYVLWILTAKQEKTKTERLSKMVEKLVAGKKNPSDK from the coding sequence ATGAACGCCCTTGCCAAAAAACTGCAAATGAAACCCGGCAGTCGCTGGTTATTGTACAACGCCCCTGCTAATTATTTAGAATTATTGGAGCCGCTCCCTGACGGAGTAACTACATCTTTCGCTATTGATGGCGGCGATTTTACCGGCGTGCAGTTATTTGTTCATAACAGTGCTGAACTAAACGAAAGCCTGAAAGTAGTTACCCCTGTTTTAAAAGGAGATGCCACTTTTTGGGTAATTTACCCCAAGAAAAATTCGAAAATATCTACTGACCTGGAAATGATGAGTAGCTGGGACGAACTGGGCAAATATGGCTTAACCGGCGTGGCTGCTGCTGCCGTAAACGAAACCTGGACAGCCCTGCGCTTTCGCCCTGTTGCATTCTCTAAAAAATCGGATACCCGTAACGAGGAGATATCCAAAAACGATTACTCTCAATATATCGACGTAGCTAACAAACAAATTACCCTACCGCCTGAAATAGCCGCAGCATTCCAACAAACACCGGCGGCCATGAATGCCTACCAGGCCCTGTCCTATTCAAACCGCAAAGAGTATGTGCTATGGATACTTACCGCAAAACAAGAAAAAACAAAAACCGAGCGACTGTCTAAAATGGTAGAGAAGCTGGTAGCAGGTAAAAAGAACCCGTCGGATAAGTAA
- a CDS encoding D-glycero-alpha-D-manno-heptose-1,7-bisphosphate 7-phosphatase, producing MPGKNKAVFLDRDGVLNQEMGDYVCKVEDFHILDNFDALKELQDRGYLLLVATNQGGLAKGWYSEDELGKMHALLKGTYQQHGVELTDFFYCPHHPQFTGDCQCRKPKPGLLLQGIEKYDIDPARSYFIGDRERDVIAGTAAGVTGILIDSDQPISTVLNLIA from the coding sequence ATGCCAGGCAAAAACAAAGCAGTTTTTTTAGACAGGGATGGGGTACTTAACCAGGAAATGGGTGATTACGTTTGCAAAGTTGAGGATTTTCATATTCTTGATAACTTTGATGCTTTGAAGGAGTTGCAGGATAGGGGGTACTTGTTATTAGTAGCCACTAATCAGGGCGGTTTAGCCAAAGGCTGGTATAGCGAGGATGAGTTAGGAAAGATGCATGCCTTGTTAAAAGGCACCTATCAGCAACACGGGGTTGAGCTAACCGATTTTTTCTATTGTCCACATCATCCCCAATTTACCGGTGACTGCCAATGCCGTAAACCAAAGCCCGGTTTGTTATTACAAGGTATTGAGAAATATGACATAGACCCGGCCAGATCTTACTTTATTGGCGACCGTGAACGGGATGTAATTGCCGGTACTGCCGCGGGTGTAACAGGTATTTTAATAGATAGCGATCAGCCGATTAGTACAGTGCTTAATTTAATAGCATAA